A genome region from Salvelinus fontinalis isolate EN_2023a unplaced genomic scaffold, ASM2944872v1 scaffold_0286, whole genome shotgun sequence includes the following:
- the LOC129845390 gene encoding coronin-2A-like — MSWCPPYRSSKFRHVYGKASTKDHGYHGIPITHSVHDNHYCSVNPLFIAIVTECSGGGAFLVLSIHHTGKVDPHHPRVCGHSARVLDVKWNPFDDHCIASCSEDCTVKLWDIPDNGVHQNMTLPRKVLQGHSRRVNLIEWHPTARDLLVSSAYDYKVMVWDVSVCDSVLRNPVCVISLHTELVLSMSFNNDGSSLATTSLDKKIRVMDPRTGRLIQVSSSKHHRANKVVFIGDQNMLFSTGSSPWNQRQITLWDPDDLSEPLSEEEVDGAAGVLFPFYDPDTHILYLAGKGDGNIRYYEISSEKPYVQFLTEYYSLLPQKGLGVMPKRGLDVSSCEVYRFYRLVTVKDLVEPLSMIVPRRSPKTFQDDIFPMTAGNEAALTAQQWLSGINRGPVLMCLKPGTKVANPYPETLPRRGLSSFQGGGPGEPGSTEQAFLQEQLAYQDAKYPREVADLSGWQPDETQAPSWAYTPHCCEPSECPPPRTESELLQAFYRQQEEIRGLRDQLNQRKVQITQLELEIKNTRNNMRATF, encoded by the exons ATGTCATGGTGCCCTCCGTACCGTAGTTCTAAATTCCGTCACGTCTACGGTAAGGCCTCCACCAAAGACCACGGTTACCACGGAATCCCGATCACACACAGCGTCCATGACAACCACTACTGCTCCGTCAACCCACTCTTCATTGCCATAGTAACGGAATGCTCCGGGGGCGGTGCTTTCTTGGTCCTCTCCATCCATCAC ACTGGTAAAGTAGACCCCCACCACCCCAGGGTGTGTGGTCACAGTGCCAGGGTGTTGGATGTCAAGTGGAATCCCTTTGATGACCACTGCATCGCCTCCTGCTCTGAGGACTGCACC GTAAAGCTATGGGACATCCCAGACAATGGTGTCCATCAGAACATGACCCTCCCTAGGAAGGTGCTTCAGGGTCACAGCCGCAGAGTCAACCTGATAGAATGGCATCCTACTGCTAGGGATCTACTGGTCAGCTCAGCCTACGACTACAAG gtGATGGTCTGGGATGTGTCAGTGTGTGACTCCGTGCTGAGGAACCCAGTATGTGTTATATCTCTTCACACTGAGCTGGTTCTCTCCATGTCCTTCAACAATGACGGCAGCTCTCTAGCTACCACCAGCCTGGACAAGAAGATCAGAGTCATGGACCCACGCACTGGACGCCTCATACAG gtgtccaGCAGTAAACACCACAGGGCCAATAAGGTGGTGTTTATAGGAGACCAGAACATGTTGTTTTCTACTGGCAGCTCACCATGGAACCAAAGACAGATCACATTATGGGATCCA GATGATCTGTCAGAGCCGCTGTCGGAGGAGGAGGTGGATGGAGCTGCAGGAGTTCTCTTCCCATTCTATGACCCTGATACACACATACTCTACCTGGCTGGCAAG ggtgATGGTAACATCCGGTATTATGAGATCAGTTCTGAGAAGCCCTACGTTCAGTTCCTCACTGAGTATTACTCCCTACTGCCTCAGAAAGGATtgg GGGTCATGCCGAAGCGCGGTCTGGACGTGAGTTCCTGTGAGGTGTACCGGTTCTACCGCTTGGTGACCGTTAAGGACCTGGTCGAACCGCTCTCCATGATCGTCCCTCGCAGG TCCCCAAAGACCTTCCAGGATGACATCTTCCCCATGACAGCAGGCAACGAGGCGGCCCTGACGGCTCAACAGTGGCTCTCAGGGATCAATAGAG GCCCGGTGCTGATGTGTCTGAAACCTGGCACTAAGGTAGCCAACCCCTACCCAGAGACCCTAcccaggaggggactgagcagcTTCCAAGGTGGGGGACCAGGAGAGCCAGGGTCCACGGAGCAGGCCTTCCTCCAGGAGCAGCTAGCCTACCAGGATGCCAAGTACCCCAGGGAAGTGGCTGATCTGTCGGGCTGGCAGCCAGACGAGACCCAGGCTCCGAGTTGGGCCTACACTCCCCACTGTTGTGAGCCCTCAGAGTGCCCTCCACCCCGGACAGAGAGTGAG CTCCTACAGGCGTTCTACAGGCAACAAGAGGAGATCAGGGGACTGAGAGACCAACTCAACCAGAGAAAG